In Candidatus Neomarinimicrobiota bacterium, one DNA window encodes the following:
- a CDS encoding pyridoxal-phosphate dependent enzyme, producing the protein IDDLDAILAPVGGGGLICGTAIAVAGMGNSVSVFAAEPKNADDAYQSFKSGKFVPQTNPDTMADGLLTSLSELTLSIIMKYVSDIFTVTEEEIITTMRTVWERMKIIIEPSSAVPVAAVFNQANGLAGKKVGVILTGGNVDLKKFRWS; encoded by the coding sequence GATAGATGATCTGGATGCCATTCTCGCCCCCGTAGGCGGAGGAGGACTCATTTGCGGTACCGCTATCGCGGTGGCTGGCATGGGCAATTCGGTTTCAGTCTTCGCAGCTGAGCCAAAAAATGCCGATGACGCCTATCAGTCTTTTAAATCAGGAAAATTTGTTCCGCAAACTAATCCTGACACCATGGCCGACGGCCTCCTCACTTCACTGAGCGAATTGACTCTTTCCATCATCATGAAATACGTGAGCGATATTTTCACAGTGACAGAGGAGGAGATTATTACAACCATGCGAACTGTATGGGAGAGAATGAAGATCATTATCGAACCCTCCTCAGCTGTACCTGTAGCGGCGGTATTTAATCAGGCGAACGGTCTAGCAGGTAAAAAGGTGGGTGTCATCCTTACAGGCGGGAACGTAGATTTGAAGAAGTTTCGGTGGTCTTGA